The Komagataella phaffii GS115 chromosome 4, complete sequence genome includes the window TTAGGAAGACCTGTATATTTCCCACTAGTAGGATCGAACCCGACATGAGTTTTATGTGTGAAATTGGTAGGTTTGGAGACAGGAGTACCACCTCCCGAGTTTATTGGGCATTTGGCCATAATGACATCTATCCAATCATAAAGCTCTTGGTCTGTTTTGAATGACACGTATAGATGCTTATCATTGGAGTTgctaatttcaaaacaatGAGAACGAATTTGGTTTCTTACCAAGTTTGCAACGTTCAAGTAAGGGATGCTATAGGACAACTCGTCTTGCCGTTTATTCTCACTCTTATAAAAGTCTAATGAggattctccaagaaacaTAAGTCGCTTGGACCATCTGAAGGACATTAAGGAGTCACCTTCCTTGATGTTAACCCATGTTTGGCGCCTTTTCAAGTCGATTTTGGTGTGATAATACGGATAGTTTGAATTTGCGGAGCCTTCAGAAGAATTACTTCCACTCTTAAGGTGGGCATGATAATCCTGTGCTGGTGCTGGAGGAGCTCTTCCTGGATTAGAGAAAGCATCTGAAGGGAAGTACTCTGTAGCGGAGAAAGACATATGGACTTTTgtgttttatttttctgaCGCTATTAGTTTCTTTGCAGTAAGAAGTCAGCACTGTTGTTTCAAActtcagcttttcaaaTGGGGAGAATGAAGGGGGGGATATGGAAAAGAAGGCAGGTTGTGAAGGATAAAGCAGCAGAACTCACAGTATACTCTCAATTCTAGAAATCAGATAAAACTTCAAACTGAAACGTGTAGCTCTCCGACTTTACGTGCAAGGAAGAGATGAGGGTAATAAATTTAAAATCGGAGTTGTTGACGTCTTTAACCCAATCGGGCTCGATACACTATCTGGAAACGCGGTTTAGCCTGATACTCGTGTGGTGGAAGGGGTTATTTTAATTTTGCAGGACTAATCCCAATGCGGAAATTTCACCTAGACTGCGTTTGTTTCACCGAAAACAACcttgatttgaaatttgaaagGTTGTGGAGTTCGAAGGAGTTGCCTTGCATGAAATAAATTGGAAGCATAGTTGCAGCCCAATAGGGATGTTTGATGATACAGACATCAATGGTTTGCAAACTTATATGACTAGATGTTGGATGGCCTGTATATGGTGCCTCTACTTTTTGCTTACTAGACTAAGTTAGTGGGTTGGTTAGAGTGTACATGGTGTCAGAACGATCTATCAGTTTACAGCAGACACTAAGTAAGGGCTAAGGAGCGTTTACCTAAGGCGTCAAAGAACGGAAGGTTATTCTAGGAAGGATCTGTGTCCTGTCTAAGCTTTAGATTACACACGGATATCTATTATGTGCAAGAAGTTTCCGCCATAAACCTCGAATAACCGAATAACCGCTCATATCCGAAAGTAACCGCACATTTCCGCTATGGGGGGAGAACATTCACCTAGCTTATCCGTAACAAGATCATGAGGCATTAGCAAAATCTTCATGTGTACTGTGGTATATATAGACCTGTATTATCCTTCCGTAAAGTCATTCAAACCAATTTCAAGATGGCCCCAGTTAAACAAGACTTTAACATAGACGTTCAAACAATCGAGAACACTGACATCTCTTTGTCTGAATACATATATCTTAGGATAGCCCAATTGGGTGTCAAGTCGATCTTTGGTGTCCCAGGTGACTTCAACCTGAATCTTGTGGATGAACTAGACAAAGTTCCCCAATTGAAATGGATAGGATGTTGTAATGAGCTAAATGCCACTTATGCTGCTGACGGCTATGCAAAAGCATCAGGAACGATAGGCGTTGTGGTCACTACTTATGGTGTGGGTGAGCTAAGCGCCATCAACGGTATAGCAGGAGCATTCGCCGAATATGCTCCTGTTCTTCACATTGTAGGCACCTCCGCTATGGCAACAAAACGACTTGAACATGTGCACAACATTCATCATCTTGCAGGGTCTAAGAATTTCTTGGATAGACCAGACCATTATATATACGAAAAAATGGTTGATGACATCTGCATTGTCAAAGAGTCTTTAAGCGAGATCGAAAATGCCTGTGGCCAGATAGATAATGCCATCGTACAGACTTATCTGCTTTCCAGACCAGGATACCTATTTTTACCTAGAAATATGGCCACTATGAAAGTTCCAAGAGAAAGGCTATTCAACCAACCATTAGCCTTGGAAAGAGTTGATCTTCACCCCGGTGAAACGCTACAAGTTGTTGAGAAgatcttggaaaagttcTATCATGCAAAAGAACCGGCCTTGATTGTGGATTATTTAACCAGACCCTTTAGAATGATGGAAAACTGCTCCAAGTTGATCGGTGCTTTGGAGAATAAAGTCAACATTTTCAGCAGACCAATGTCCAAAGGCTTTGTCGATGAGAGCCACCCAAGATATATTGGCTGTTATATTGGAAAACAATCCAAGCACCCAAGTACTAGTGATATTCTAGAAAAAAAGAGCGATTTCATTCTGAGTGTGGGAACgtttgatgttgaaacGAATAACGGAGGCTTCACATCCAAGCTTCCCCAAGAACATTTGGTGGAATTGAACCCTCATTTTACTCGTGTTGGAACTCAATGCTTTTCAAATGTTAACATGTGCCATGTCCTCCCACTCCTGGCAAGTAAGCTGAGAGGTGATTTGATCAGCATGGCCACAGTTCATCCAAATGATTTCAGCCtcagaaagaaagaaaaggcaCAGGATAAAATGAAGGCTCTCAACCAGAGCCATCTTGTAAAATCTACAGAGCTACTCCTAAATGCAAACGACACTTTGATAGTTGAAACTTGCTCATTTATGTTTGCAGTTCCAGATATCGCGTTCCCTAACAATACACAATTTATCAGTCAGTCATTCTACAACTCCATAGGATACGCACTTCCCGCCACCTTGGGTGTCAGCATTGCAAAGCGTGATTTCAGAAAACCAGGAAAAGTCGTACTTATTCAAGGGGATGGCTCTGCTCAAATGACCATTCAAGAACTGGCTACCATGGTCAGACAAAAGGTCAAACCCACCATTTTACTCCTCAACAACGAAGGATACACAGTTGAACGAATGATTCTAGGTCCAACCAAAGAATATAACGATATAGCTCCTAATTGGGATTGGACTGGAATGCTGAGAGCATTCGGCGATATACGTGGCCATTCCAAGAGCATCTCAATTGACACATGTGGTAGATTAGATAAGCTCGTTCAAACTCGAGAGTTTCAAGAACCTACACACCTAAATTTTGTGGAACTTATCTTGGGCAGAATGGACGCCCCGGAAAGGTTTGCCAATATGGTAAAAGAAATTGCTAACTTAGAGCACGCAAGTAAAAGTATTCATTAGTAATTAAAATAAGACTACAGATCACGTGCCGTAAAGGGTAAAACCTGGCCGAGGGCCAGCCTTATCATGGGTGTTTTTTATCTTGTCAAATGCGTATTATATTTGCTCCTCGCTCGCCCGTTTGGCTTCTCCTCTCTAATCTCCACGTGACCCAAAACCTGACGTCTAATAGTACCCCACATTTGACCCCCTGATGTTGAGTTGAGTCATCCATCACAGAACCAACCAGCTAAGAGTTTGGCTTCCCGGAAAAATTTCCCGTCCACCGTCTCCGTCTCGTAAACTCTTCTTTAAAGGGTGGTGTTTATCGTCGATTGACTCAGTGATTAGCCTTTGCCCTTTTTCTCTCGATAGGGAAAAACCTCGCGACCAAAAAAAGCTATCGATCCCTCTTTCCTTAATCTctcctttttttttattgatAGCCCCAGTGTTTACTAGCAAACTCTGACTATTTATaaacttgaaacagaaacacAATGAAGCAAACGTATTACGATCCAAAGGTAGCTGAGCCAATTGGATCCGAGTCAATGGATGATAGTAAGCTGGACGACATGGTTCAATCGTTGCCCCCAGTTGACCCTTTGTTAGATACTCCCTTCCCGTTCAGGAGTGCAGACGTGGAACAAGGTGACACGTTTGCCACAGAGAACAACGCTGGGCCTACGCAGTCCGCAAGGACTAACGTGAACTTCTTGCCCCCACATCAATCATTGTTCGATGCCTTACAGAGCTCTAACCTGAACATGGTTGAGGAGATTGACCCTTTGAGACGAAGCAACCAACCGGAAGAATGTTCCCCTTCTTGTTGGAACCAGGAGTTCTCCGTGACTGCGTGGCAAATGGTCCACCGAGACGATGTGAAGTtgcaaaatctttggaccCACACAAAAATGTACGGAACAGGCAGTAGACGTGTTCCAGGTACGGGGAACGGTGAATCAGTGCTGTCCAGCTCAGAGTACGAGGAGACCGACCTTCCAGATACCCCTCTCCTCAACGAAGACGATATAGAAGAGCGGAACGAACATGATACTATTCTGATGATTGCAGAAGAtgagaatttgaaagacaCCGCCACCGTGAGTTCCGGCAGACAGTCTTCATTTGTGATGCCAAAAGTATCGCTTCCGGATTCAGGTGCCTCCAACTCCAAGTCAATAAGCTGGAATGGTAAACATGCTAGGATCAAAGTGCAAGTGGTCGGGAACTGTGCCGAGAGATTATTAGCACGTTTGATACCCTATCGAAAGACGTTATGGATGTTGGACTTTGTCGAAAGCGGAGCCGATATTCTGGTCttgcttttgaacaagGATAATGTTGTACTTCCTCGGATATTGAATAAACCCTTTCTGCCAATAATAATTAAGGATGACGATGCAGAATTCAGTTCATCGATAGACACCACCTCATTATTTGATAATTATAATACTAAGAGCACGGcaagatcatcatcatcatcaattaTTTCGGAGCCATTGGAACTGAAGTCTATAGACGATGATCTGTTTGACATAATCCACGCTCTTTCAAATATGGAGCTGGATTTCTGTGGCGAAGAATCTTTCCAGCACATTAGCACACAAACGTCCACCATAGCTTCCTCCAAACAAGCAAGATCTAGAAGGTCTTCGTCCAGACTTGCACAGCGCCGTAAGCTTCACAAGCAGACACAAATGAGCCAGTCTCGTGAAAAGCGGTCTCACCAACGATGCAGTTATGAGTATATCAACTGGATAAGACGACAGCTTACCCTTGGCCTTACATTGGGCTTGATATCCATTTCTTACTGTATCTGGTCGTTCAGTAGTGATCACAACAAGTTACATGGCTATCACCATATGAACGGAGTGTGGATGCGCTGCACTGTATAGCTACATAACAGttttaattttttcaaccttttCGAAGGTTAGATAATTTCACCTCCTTGTACGAAAAAAATCTCACCTGTTCCCCGTTTGCTCCTTCGCGAAGCTAGTTTCTTTTTAGATCTCTACTCAAACCTTCTTGCAATAAATAAACACACCAATCAGCAACTATGCGTCGCCTTAAGCTAAGTATTAGAACTCAGCTAATACTGCTAGTGTGTATGGTGGCCATATTATCGCTGGTCATATTGGCTTGTATCACCGGTGTGTATTTCACCTCGAATCTTACCAGTGCAAGAAGTGAAAGATTGGAAGTCATTTCTGAGCTTAAGGTATCAGAGCTGTTACAAAGTTTCACTAATTTGTACTACCAGGCCTTTTGGCTCTCAACAAGGGATACATTGGAGGACTCGTTGATATCTTCGAAAGTGGGTAACTCGTCTGCTGACACGTCCACAGCAGCTTCGGCTACGATACAAAGTTTTCTCAATTCAAATGAAGATTTCTTACAGTGCAAGCTTTATTCCGTCAATTTTGACACACTTTCATTTGTTGAAACCTCAAGGGACCTAGCAGGTAATATCACGTCAATGACACCATCTCTTTTCCCGTTGGATGAACCTACTCCGGCTGTGTTGCAGGTTTTGGGGAGTTACGGTGGGTACCTTGCAGGCCCTTCTAATAACGGCTCGGCATTTTTCGTCTCCTTGACGTTACCAATATACATAAATTCCTCCATTATCATCGACTCACCAGAGCTTTCTGGGTACTTGACTGTCATGTCACTGGCTAATAGTTTGATGTCTGCCACAAGTTATTCTACGGTGCTGGACGCCGCTGACATTTCTTTCACACAATTAATACTAAATCCACAGAATGCAAGCATCATACTTGGATTTAAATATGTGTTTCCACCATATGGGCATGACATAGATTCTGTCGACGTTCTATATCCTCTTGATGATTATGCACCAGTTTATCAGCTTAACCAACGTCAATATACTGCTGATGGCACGTTAATTTCAACAAACAACCTGGGTTCCTCATCCAAGATTAAGAATCCATTTGGTGAATCTGTGGCTGTGGGATACTCTAAAGCCGATCTTTATTTTGCAAATTGGACTGTTATTGTGGAACAGTCACGATCTTCATTCATGGCGCCAATCGTAAAGTTTAGAAACATCATTATAGGAGTGTCTATTGGAATGGCTGCTTTCTTCTGTCTTATAACGTTTCCATTGGCTCATTGGGGAGTACGCCCAATATTGCGATTACAGAAAGCTTCAGAGGCGATCACCAGAGGCTGGGGGCTACGTACCGGGAAGGATAAGAGGCAAACGCCTGACAGGTATACGCCTTATGCATCAATGACACctgtttccaattctttccCTAACGACACTGATCCTAACTCTAGATCTTCCACAACCTCAAAAGAACACAGTTTTTTCATTCCAGAAAGGATCCCAGAAAAGAatagatttttcaaagatgagcTTTCTGAGTTGACAAACGCATTTAATACCATGACTGAAGAGCTCTACATGCAATATACTCATCTTGAAGATAGGGTCAAAGCTAGGACTAAAGAATTAGAAGTGGCAAAGATTGCCGCGGAAGCAGCTAATGAGGCGAAGACAGTATTCATTGCAAATATCTCACATGAGCTACGAACTCCTCTTAATGGTATCTTAGGAATGACTACGATAGCAACAGAATACACAGATATAGGCATGATCAAggattctttgaaagttaTTTACAGAAGTGGAGAGTTACTGCTTCATATTCTTACTGAACTGCTGacattttccaagaatacACTAAACCGATCCAAATTAAATAAGAAAAACTTTCAGATCATGGATGTGGCATTGCAGATAAAATCCATTTTTGgcaaaatatcaaaagatcaacaCGTTAACTTGATTATCTTCGTCAAACCCAAccttttgagaaatatGATACTTTATGGAGATGCCAACAGAATTATCCAAGTAGTTATGAACCTGGTTGGCAATGCTCTGAAGTTCACGCCTGAAGATGGTACAGTTTCCCTACAAATAAAGGTCGTGGGTGAGTATGACCGTGAGCGCTCCAAGAGGCATGATTATGGCTACGTTTTTGTAAAGAATCCGCATCATAAGTGTGCACCTTCAATTTCTACAGGGAGCCATGTTAAATCAGACAGCAAAGATCAAAGCATATCTCACctcaaagttgatgaagaatctCCTTCTACCCCCAATACACCGAATACGCCAACATCTGTGATGCTTAATACGAAAAGAAGACTTTTGCAAGTCACAGGACGGAACAAACCCAATGACACAAATTTACAGGATCTACACAGTGATTTAAATCCTGAAATCACTTTCCATaatgagaaagaagaattttCAGATTGTGGAGATTCTATCACTTTACATACTTTAGACAGCTCAGACTATGTTAAAGTTGTATCAGGCTTTCAAAAGGAGGGTCACGGTGAACAATTATCGAATGACTATTCTTCAGATACTAATGTGGAAGCAACAGGAACTGAGCTTAACTCAAAGGATGATGACAATACCGACGATTCTATTTTTGATAAGGGTGGTAGCCGAAGGTTGGATGCTCCAAGAGAATGGACAATTGAAATCACCGTGCAAGACACCGGAACTGGAATCAGTGAAGAACTGCAAGAAAGAGTCTTTGAGCCATTTGTTCAAGGAGACCAAACTCTTTCTAGATCGCATGGTGGTACCGGTTTGGGATTGTCGATCTGTAAACAACTGGCGAAAATGATGAAAGGTACCCTGACTCTGCAAAGTAAGTTAGGAGAAGGTAGTAAGTTCACTTTTAGGTTTCCGATTACTCAAACTGGTGAGGTTTTCAATGAGGGAGAAGATCAAACTTTCAATGACGAATTCAATGAAGACAGCAAAGTGAACAGAAGGGTGAGCTTTATGGAGCcaaaatttgaagcagatgaagaagtCGAAGATGAGGATGCAGATGAGGATGATGTATTTGAATTATCAGGGGAGAACATCTGTAATAGTACTGTAACTGCGGACACCGAATTAACTAATAAGAACAACAAAGACCTTAATAATCACAATAATGGACAATTACCTGACAACATTAAAGAGGAggatgaatttgaagaaatagaCGGAGACGCTGCAAAAGTTGAAGCCAAATCGATGGATGGAAATAGCCCCTCCAATTCGTCACCAAAACTCCTGAATATTTCATCGAAAAGCATCAAACAGAATAGAGCCAATGCGGAGAGTTTGACCTTGAAACTTGATGGAACCtcagagaagaaaacaCCTGCCTCAGCAGAGAAAACCAAAGATAGGCCTAGCTTGTCAGCAATGCCTTCTTCAGGAACACTTTCCTCACTAGGTACCAGCAATTCGGGAAACGTTTCAATTGATACCAATTTGAGGATTCTGGTAGCAGAAGATAACCAAGTGAACCAAGAAGTCATTCGAAGAATGCTGAATTTGGATGGTCTGAAGGATGTGACCATAGTGAGCAATGGTCAGGAGGCTATTAACACTATCACCGATATAACTAGCAAGGGAGGTTACTTTGATATTGTCTTCATGGATGTACAGATGCCAATTTTGGACGGGTTGAAAGCCACCCAGCATATAAGGAAGGAGTTACACTACACACACCCAATAGTTGCTCTTACTGCCTATGTAGACGAGTCAAATGTCGCCGAATGCCTCGACTCTGGAATGACTGGTTTCTTGGCTAAACCCGTTAGAAAAGTACAACTAAGAAGGCTAATTGCAGACATTTGCTCTGCTTAACTGAATTTAGAACATACTGAGGACGGCTGCAGATGTCTCCTCCGTTCAATATGCCAAAGTCCTCCACTGGGTTAATGTTAGATAGAATGAACCATAGACGTAATAAACCATTACCAACCACGTGACCAGTACAGAGGATTTTCCTCCATTCGCGGCTGTAGTTTTTCCCCTACGAAAACAAATCCTTAGAGAGCCAGAACGGAAGGAATCGTTCAGGGAACAACAAATCAGCTTTTGCACACCGTGAACCATCTCTTGTTAGGAAATGAGCAATTCTGAGCAGCAGGAATCGAATCCTGGTTCGATTGCCCATTCTTCGGACCCACATGAAGATCTGCAGCTAGATTTGCCGTCGTTGAGCTCTTTCCTCAATGTTGACCGATCTCTTTTGGAGGGAGTCAACGAGCTGCTGTTAGCACAGATCAATGtcaagttcaacaattggGAATCTCTCAAGGCAGAGAAGTTGATTGTTGACAtgaattttgaacaatttaAACATGAGTCTTCCAAGAGTTTGGATCATctcaagaaagaactgaaTGCTTCACACACAAAGAATTTGGAGACGGAGAAGTTGCTacaagaagagaaggagTCAAAGGATAAATTAACCACTGAATTAGAATCTGCGAAGACTAATATTTCAAACCAGGAGAAAGTTATTGCCAACTTGAAGTTACAGGCGGAGACAGCTTTAGATGAAAAACATTCGGTGTTTGAACTGTTGAACTCTAAGCAAAGCCAGGTAAACACTTTGAAAGCTGAACTAGATCAGCTAAGTTCCAATAACTCTTCGCTGAGAAAACAGTATTTCGAATTGGAGAACAAAAGTCAATCGCTGACCACTGAACTGTCGAGAAATAAACATGAACTTTTTGCTTTAAGTCAAGAATTAGAGCTCACAAAGAAGAATTCTGAGTGGTATGATTCCGAGCTCTCCAATAAAGTACAAGAGTTGAAACGATTGCGTCTGGAAAAAAGGGAAACAGTGTCTCAGTTGcaaaaagaattggatACGAATAGAACTGGATTTATCTCGACTAAAGCAAAATATGACAGCTTGTATGAATCATACAACAAAACAGCCACTGAATTGGACAAGGCACTAACCGATCTCAAGCGAGCTAAAGACGACTACTCTAAGAAGGAATCCGACTTTTTCAAGGAAATGTCAATTAAAGACAACCAAGTACGATTCTTAGAGGAGTCTAATGAGAATAGGAAACAGAGGATAGACGAGCTGGATTCGATCATTGCTACTTTGCAAAGCGAAGTTGATAACAACTCCAGCAAGATCAACTCCCAGCTggaggagaaggaaaaactaGTTGAAGCTCAGGAATTACAGATCCAACAGTTGAcagaaacaattgaagatcTGACAAACCAGACTGAACATAGCCACGGATTCCTGAACGAAAATGCTCAAAGAGTGTTGAAGCAATCTTCAAGCAATTTATCCTTGAGCCAACTCTACACGGATTTCCAATTAATGAAAAAGCAGCTGAGCAATGAACGaagattgaaagaaaaaatgcAAGTGCAGATTGATCATtttattgaagaactaTCGAAAAAACTTCCAATAATTGAGTCtaccaaagagaaatgCTCTTTGATGGAAAATGAACTTGTGGAGTATAGCATTCTTCTTGAGAAAACTAGATTTGAGAGGGATGATGCTAAGAGACAGGTCGCAGCTTGGAACAAGTCCATAGATGAATACGAGGATCGTATAAACTCCTTGGCGACTCAATCAGCCGACCTGAAATCCCAGGTCAGCACGCTAGTGGCTCAAATATCTTTAAAGACTGACGGTTCTTCTCCATTAACCacggaagaaaaagagctCATCAAATCATTGAACGGCAAAACTACATCTTTTGTTAACGGATCAGATACCGATAAGATAATATCTGAAAGACTTGTAAAATTCAAGGATATTAACGAACTTGTGAATAAAAATGCTGAACTAATCCAAGCGTTGAGAGAACTCGGAAAGAAATTAGAGAATCAAGAAGCGCACCAAAAAGCTAACAAGGCCACATTTGAAAGTGAAACTTTAAAGGAAGTTAGGGAAAACAACATTCGtcttgaagatgagctTAAGCAGACTCAAGAAAAACTGTTACTCATAATGAAAGAGCGAGACATGTTCCGAGATATTCATAAGTTGCAAGGTGAACCAACAGAAAGTACTCAAACCTCATCTCaatcagaaaaagaagtcGTAGCTCTCACCGAGGAATTGGATAGATCAAGAACTGAATTAGTAGTGCTGAAGAAAGAGTCTAAAGCAACCATTGAGGAACTCAACAAGCAAATCAGATCTCTGTGGGAAGCCAAGTCTGATATTAATTTACAGCTAGCTAAGGCTAATTCATCGGTAAcaattgctgaagaaaGACTAAAGGCATCGTATGAATCAAATAGATTCATTAAGCTAGAGCTTGATCAAATAAAAGGTGCTAATGAATCTCTGTCACAATCTTTGAACTCAACCGAGGAGAATAATAAGAAATTGTTCGAAGAAACTTTATCCCTCAGATCGGAGGTGTCAAATATCAACTCGGAATTGAGGAGTCTTCGGTCTGAAAAGTCAATATGGACTTcgtttcaagaaagaatcaaagacGAAAACAAACAATTGCACAACGAGAAGGCTTCGCTGAATAGTTTAGTGAACAACCTACAGTTGATGTTATCCGAAAGAGAGAATAGTTACACTGATTCCATTAAGCGCTTATCGACCTCGTTGGATTCAGCTGAAAAGGAGCTTGAAAATGCTAAGCAAAGGATTATCAATCAATCCACCGAGATATCCCTTCTAGTGAAACGGAGAGACAGCGATCTTGAAATTTTACGGGCCAGAATTGATTCCTTGACTGCAGAGTTAAGTTCAACTCGTGAATCTCTAATAAAAGAAACAGCTGCTCTGGCTCGTGCCGACCAAACGGTTGAACTTTTAAATTCTCAAGTTCGGgttctggaagagaaaatcaaaCCCATTCATGGCATAGCCTCCAGAAGATTATCAGCCACTAGCAAGGACTTAAACACCATCGAGGAGTACAAGGAAGctcttgaaaaactggaatCTGATTTGGAGATTGCTCAACAATCAGCAGATCAGTTTAAGAATGTAGCAGAAGCAGCAGAAGCAGAACTAACCAGACTTGGTTCCAGCTTTGATGAATACAAGAATGTGTATGAgaccaaattgaaagagtATTCTGAGGAGAATGGCAAgctttcatcttctaatGAAGACTTAAAACAGAGTATAGAAAAGGTCAAAGAAGAGCTCCAAGATTCAAAGACGGCCTGGGACGAGGAAAGGGGCACACTTCTAAATAAGATCACAAATTTGGAAGTAGACGCAAGCTCAGTCAATTCGTTCAAACATGACCTAGAGGCCAAAGTTGAACTACTTCAGACGGAATTGACACAACTAACGGAAGAATCAAAACTCCAGAATGATGACTtaaacaaaacaaaaagtgAAATTGATGAGCTAAACAAGGTCAACCAAGAATTAACTCTTTATAAGAATAGCACTGAGTCCCAGATTACCGAATTGACCAACAGGGCTGAAACAGCCGAAAAAGGTTTGAAAGAAGCTGAAATAAGTTGGGAAAATCAGAGGAACTTGCTGCTAGGGGAGATTAAAGAAACCAAGAATAAGATCGACGAACTAAATGTTGAAAACAGAATGCTTTTAAATCAGTTGGAGTCTGCAACGGATAGTACTGGTGGTTctcaactgaagaaaaatgacATTTTGACTGGGGACAATGACAACACCAGCCAACTGATCTCCTTCCTCAGGGACCAGAAAGATCATGTCTCACGCGAGCTTCAACAATCTCAAATGGAAGTTACTCGCCTTCGTCAGCAATTGAGCATAGCTGAGGAAGAGATAGAACAATCTAAGATTGAAGCAGAAAAGCTTGAAGGGTATGAAAAGTTATCCAATGAGTTGCAAGGCGAAATTACTAAATCTGCTGAGTTATCTAAAATAGTATCAGAGTTGCGACAGGGAAATACTGATCTTAGAAATGAAAATCAGAGCCAAGTAAACCGTATCACGGCACTGTATCACCAGCTTGAGCAAGAAAAGGCAAAGAATGAGCCTTTTGAGATACAAATCAAGCAGCTAAAAGTTGAGGTTGAAACAAAAGGCAAGGAAGCCACAA containing:
- a CDS encoding Phenylpyruvate decarboxylase, catalyzes decarboxylation of phenylpyruvate to phenylacetaldehyde, whose product is MAPVKQDFNIDVQTIENTDISLSEYIYLRIAQLGVKSIFGVPGDFNLNLVDELDKVPQLKWIGCCNELNATYAADGYAKASGTIGVVVTTYGVGELSAINGIAGAFAEYAPVLHIVGTSAMATKRLEHVHNIHHLAGSKNFLDRPDHYIYEKMVDDICIVKESLSEIENACGQIDNAIVQTYLLSRPGYLFLPRNMATMKVPRERLFNQPLALERVDLHPGETLQVVEKILEKFYHAKEPALIVDYLTRPFRMMENCSKLIGALENKVNIFSRPMSKGFVDESHPRYIGCYIGKQSKHPSTSDILEKKSDFILSVGTFDVETNNGGFTSKLPQEHLVELNPHFTRVGTQCFSNVNMCHVLPLLASKLRGDLISMATVHPNDFSLRKKEKAQDKMKALNQSHLVKSTELLLNANDTLIVETCSFMFAVPDIAFPNNTQFISQSFYNSIGYALPATLGVSIAKRDFRKPGKVVLIQGDGSAQMTIQELATMVRQKVKPTILLLNNEGYTVERMILGPTKEYNDIAPNWDWTGMLRAFGDIRGHSKSISIDTCGRLDKLVQTREFQEPTHLNFVELILGRMDAPERFANMVKEIANLEHASKSIH
- a CDS encoding Histidine kinase osmosensor that regulates a MAP kinase cascade; translation: MRRLKLSIRTQLILLVCMVAILSLVILACITGVYFTSNLTSARSERLEVISELKVSELLQSFTNLYYQAFWLSTRDTLEDSLISSKVGNSSADTSTAASATIQSFLNSNEDFLQCKLYSVNFDTLSFVETSRDLAGNITSMTPSLFPLDEPTPAVLQVLGSYGGYLAGPSNNGSAFFVSLTLPIYINSSIIIDSPELSGYLTVMSLANSLMSATSYSTVLDAADISFTQLILNPQNASIILGFKYVFPPYGHDIDSVDVLYPLDDYAPVYQLNQRQYTADGTLISTNNLGSSSKIKNPFGESVAVGYSKADLYFANWTVIVEQSRSSFMAPIVKFRNIIIGVSIGMAAFFCLITFPLAHWGVRPILRLQKASEAITRGWGLRTGKDKRQTPDRYTPYASMTPVSNSFPNDTDPNSRSSTTSKEHSFFIPERIPEKNRFFKDELSELTNAFNTMTEELYMQYTHLEDRVKARTKELEVAKIAAEAANEAKTVFIANISHELRTPLNGILGMTTIATEYTDIGMIKDSLKVIYRSGELLLHILTELLTFSKNTLNRSKLNKKNFQIMDVALQIKSIFGKISKDQHVNLIIFVKPNLLRNMILYGDANRIIQVVMNLVGNALKFTPEDGTVSLQIKVVGEYDRERSKRHDYGYVFVKNPHHKCAPSISTGSHVKSDSKDQSISHLKVDEESPSTPNTPNTPTSVMLNTKRRLLQVTGRNKPNDTNLQDLHSDLNPEITFHNEKEEFSDCGDSITLHTLDSSDYVKVVSGFQKEGHGEQLSNDYSSDTNVEATGTELNSKDDDNTDDSIFDKGGSRRLDAPREWTIEITVQDTGTGISEELQERVFEPFVQGDQTLSRSHGGTGLGLSICKQLAKMMKGTLTLQSKLGEGSKFTFRFPITQTGEVFNEGEDQTFNDEFNEDSKVNRRVSFMEPKFEADEEVEDEDADEDDVFELSGENICNSTVTADTELTNKNNKDLNNHNNGQLPDNIKEEDEFEEIDGDAAKVEAKSMDGNSPSNSSPKLLNISSKSIKQNRANAESLTLKLDGTSEKKTPASAEKTKDRPSLSAMPSSGTLSSLGTSNSGNVSIDTNLRILVAEDNQVNQEVIRRMLNLDGLKDVTIVSNGQEAINTITDITSKGGYFDIVFMDVQMPILDGLKATQHIRKELHYTHPIVALTAYVDESNVAECLDSGMTGFLAKPVRKVQLRRLIADICSA